One genomic segment of Hordeum vulgare subsp. vulgare chromosome 2H, MorexV3_pseudomolecules_assembly, whole genome shotgun sequence includes these proteins:
- the LOC123430547 gene encoding two-component response regulator ORR11-like: protein MASFKGLAGEGSAAPPHVLAVDDSSVDRAVISGILRSSKFRVTAVDSGKRALELLRSEANVSMIITDYWMPEMTGYELLKKVKESSKLRGIPVVIMSSENVPTRISRCLEEGAEDFLLKPVQPSDVSRLCSRVLR from the exons ATGGCGAGCTTCAAGGGCCTTGCCGGCGAGGGGAGCGCGGCGCCGCCGCACGTCCTCGCCGTGGACGACAGCTCGGTGGACCGCGCCGTCATTTCCGGCATCCTCCGGAGCTCCAAGTTCCGCG TGACGGCCGTGGACAGCGGGAAGAGGGCCCTTGAGCTACTGCGCTCC GAGGCCAATGTGAGCATGATAATCACCGACTACTGGATGCCGGAGATGACGGGCTACGAGCTCCTCAAGAAGGTCAAG gagtCGTCCAAGCTGAGGGGGATCCCCGTGGTCATCATGTCCTCGGAGAACGTGCCTACAAGGATCAGCAG GTGCTTGGAGGAAGGAGCCGAGGATTTCCTGCTGAAGCCCGTCCAGCCGTCCGACGTGTCGCGCCTCTGCAGCCGTGTCCTCCGCTGA